gaTTATTTTAAGACTTCCCTGTGTCATAAAACAGGTATAAGGACATCATTCTAATTTTCCTCCTACATCAATATCACATCTCTGCTTTTGCCATCTGCATTTTACCTCTGCTCCCAGGCAAATATCCTGCCCTCTCTTCACCTGGCAATACCCGACCCGCAGAAATAGCGGGGTGTTTGCCTGGGGTGTGGGGTTTCGGTGGCTGCTCAGCCGTCCCCAGCGGCccccgtgctgctgcaggagaatCAGAAAGTGAAAACCAACGGATCGATTTTTGGTCTCCAAAAgctgaacaaaaatgaaagagtgAAAGCAAACCACAGGCAGCCTGCCAGCTGGCTGAGCCTCTGCAGCGGGGCGATGCGCTGTCGGTGACGGGGAGGAGACCCCGCTGTCACCGGGACCGTGGCGCTTGGTCCGATGGAGTTCCCATACCTACAGTAACTCGGGGTAACCTACATTTGGGTTGCAACACAAATCATGCGCCAAGTCTTCATGATAAGCTGTAATATGTTCAAAATGCTTCTTGATCCTTATGGGGCTGCATTTGTCTCCAAAGTGCAATACTGGCCTTAAGTTATCATTTAAGATATTGCATAAAAAAATAGCTCAGGGTAAACCATTTAAAACTATGTTCTTGTGACAGAGTAGGCAGCCTCATCTATCTTTTACATCCTTACCTCCCTGCCTAATTTTCCCCATAAGTGTGATATTTTTGCACAGCCCTGGACAAGGTTTGTGCCGTGTCCCTCGGTGCAAaggctgtccccagggtgcccaCGCTCCCCTTGTGCCCTGCTCGCACCAGCAGGGCACTCCCCACAGCCTGAGGTCTCTGAGGGTTGTCCAGCACCCAGACACCTTCATGCCCTGCCTGTGGCCGGGGGATGCCAGGGTCTTTGCTGCCCTCTAAGGAGAACAGACCAGAACAACACAGCTCACGTCCGagcagcatttctctcccttgCGTTGGGATTTATTTTGCCCCtgtggctcctgctgctgtgattTGCTCCTTCCTGAGCATCTGCACTGCTCGAGCTACCTAGCAGCTCTGTGTCTCCTCACTTGCTTCTTCCATGGCGAAAGAAGGGTCAAAAAAAGGCTTTGGTGGCATctcttatttatatatatatatatatatatattttcagaagaaatagtGCCCTCCTCTGTCTGACTCTGCTGGTTTTAAAtcctctccttcctgccctgcagTCACAAGAGGTGTTTGCATTTCTCCTCACTTGGGCTGCTATAGCAGCAGTCTTTAACATCTCATAGAAAGGAAACATAagtaaatattaacaaaaaaaatacgAAATACAAAATCCTTGTGGAGAAGCCAGGTCTGGACACCCACACACTTTCCctagaaaaaatactgcaaacaCTATTTCTTTTCAACCATGACACggaaaaaatgttcaaagtACTTCATGTACACACCTCCAGGCTCCCAAGGAGAAACCCCACACGACCAGGAATAGACTGCAGGATCTAATAGGAggtttttttcatctctttaagAGCTGAAGAAGTGAAGGCTTGTCTTGCAGGACAAACCCCCTGGAAGCTGGCCTGCAGGAGAGGGCGTGCAACGTTGCTCACACCTCCTCTCCATCCAGAAAGTGTGCAGCTCTGGACACTGTGCAGCCATTGTCTATACAGACATGGAAGGCAGAACAGTGCCAGCTGTTAGAGCACAAATTTTATGAACATTGGTGAAATGCAAAAACGTGACATAATAGGCCTTGGGAGTAGGGTTTGAGGGCCATGGCCTCTTCTGGTTATTTCACCAACTTGCTGTTACAGTACTCCTTGGGTGTTGTCTATATTTCAGTCACagcacttttttgttgttgttgttgttgttgttgttaatgaactctggaaaaaaaatcccaattaaataaaactatgGACATGTGGAAGCATCCAACCTCATTCCCACTGGTCACTCATTGACAACTCAACTGGGCTTGTTCTCCTTCACTTCCAACAGCAAAATGCCCACATAAAAATCCTGCACTGGTCCACCTCTAGGGTGACCCTGGATTAGTTTTTGCTGATGTCAGCTGCATGGGAAAACGTTCTGTCTTCCAAGACTGGCTCGTTACACATTGCTCTGCGTGGGATTTCACCACCAGGCCTTCTGAGAACTTGAACCATGTTTCCACTGTGTTTTTGATTTCACAGCTGGGTCCTGATTGCATCACCTTAGTTGATATCTGCTTTGCCTACTTCTTGTTTTGCAGTGAGTATTTTAAGTCCttttcggaaaaaaaaaaaaaagaaaaaagaaaaaaaagaagaaaaaaaaaaaaggaaacctgaTGTTGGctgcctgttttcttcctttctctgtatGTAGTGGCTTCTTTTGAGCAGCCATAACTTGCCATTTTACCATGTTAAAACCTGAGGACCAGCGAGCATTGCCACGACCTCAGCATCTTGCAATTCTTCTTCAGAGGCATCCACTGGGTGATGTTTTAAACTTGAGTCCCCAAATCCCTTTGCTCCAATGCCTCGAGACAGCAACCTGCCCTTGGTGGCCTTCCTTgagcagggggcttggaccAGACGACCTCCAGAGGTGCCTCCCGACCTCAGCCAagctgtgattctatgattttattccAGTGGCCAAGCTCTTGCATTGCCATGACATCAGATTCCCCAGCTTTTGTCAAGCCCCTTTCTGGTCGAGGTCCCAGACTCTGGTGCTCTCCAGTTACAGCAGGTGGTGGTTGGTCATCGTCATCACCAACCTTTAGTCCCATTTCCCCCAGTGATGTAGGAAACCAGCATCTTTCCTTCAGCTGTCCTTTGAGAGACCATGGGAGTCAGATCTGGTCATTCCCTCTGATTTTGGAGGCATGCAGCATCTGCATCCATCCCCCCAAGCCCCTTTTACTGGATCCTAGTGGAAGAACCCCTGTCTCCACCAACCTGCTCCATGCAGGTTGGGATGCTGCTTGAACACGGGCTCAGCAGTGCTATAAAGCATCAAGCAGAGCAATTTGCAACCCTCTTCATACTTATTCTCCCTGGAAGGGTCAATTTGGGTATCAGCTGTGTCATAAACAGGGGATTTGGATCTGATAAGCACTGTACTAAAGGAGAAGGTGCTCGTGGTTCATCTATTGGTGCAGACATCGGAGAGGACCTGTCCAGTGAGATGTTTATCTAGAAAATATAAAGGAATAAAGAATGGGACAGTTATATGCCCCCAAAATCTATAGGATGGTGTTGGCAATGCTGTTACAAAGCCTTTACAatcagggaagggaaaaggccTGCCCTGACCATATTAACTGTGTTCTGAGAGGTTGTAGAAGAGCAGAGCACCTGTGTGTGCTCAGACAGGCCGTGCCATCTAATGACCCCAAAGGCGGTCTGCTGAGAATAGAGTCCCATGGAAAATGAGGAACTGGAGAGAGAAGTCACCAGACACAGCTGTCTGTTTGTGCCACGTGACGCCGGTCAGCAAACTTGGGGGAAATTCCGAGGAAATAGCAAATTGAATTTGTTGTCCTGTTTCTGGGCAGGCGTGAGGGAATCTCcctgaaataatgtttttcgATAAGCTTCACTTTTTATAAAAAGGGGCAGATTTATGACCgggctgtactgggtctggctgggatgttacctttccctgcagcagcccatagagtgggctgggaaaaggaaggagagaggaggggtgggctctcgttgcaaaaacgtctgtcctcctcccaaacacaggctacgtgcgttgaggccctgcttcaaggacgtgatcaagcatcactcatttgtgggaattagagagtaatttatttcctctgcacttccatacagcctttactttttgtttgtttgtttttgtttgttgatttttcttccctttcttcctccctttttcctttccctttttcctctttagttAAATcgtttaattaataataatctttccttaataattattttttccctttaattaaataatccttatctcaacccgtgagttgttctttcctttacctcttcctctcctcttctgaggagggggagtgagagagcggttgtggtgttcagctgcctagcacggtaacACCACCACAGGTATTTATTGCAGAGGGACTCACCACACGTCGCTGTTTCTCAAGGGGGAAGAACAAGGTGACAGTTCACCTGAGATACTGCTCCAAGGTAAGTCCTGCTCCTTCCTCACTGCTGACTGCcatatttcctttaaataatttcataatttcttttaaattgtttcctTGAGCTTCAGAATAAATGCATCGGACAAAGGGCGTGCTGCAGTTACTGAGATCTAACCTCCCCCATAGGAGAAAATTAGAATTTACACAGGTGTGTGCTTGGCAGAgctttaatgttttatattacAGAGGGCAAGGGGAGGAGGAATGGCCGAGGAACGAAGCTCAAGCATGGAAAAGTAGACAGTAAAGATCTGGAGAATATGGGCGAGGTACTTAAAAGCAACAGAGACTGGAGGAAGGTGGAAACTTGTTGCCGTGCGAACAAAATTTTGGTCTTTGAGGAAATAATGTAATCATGTggagtctgggaaaaaaaaaaaaaaaaaaaaaagtaaaaaaaaaaatcacttttggtGATGCTCAGACCAAAACCTTGCAGAAGGAACATTATTCCCAAAGGGAATGAGCCAAGCCACTCTGGACTGGCAGTGCCAGAAGCCGATCCCCTGGCTCCTGTTAGAGGTGCAgccctggctggagctggcagagTGTCACCAAAGCCTGGTGGGACACTCGAAAGAGGTTTTGCCTCTGCAACTCACCTGCTGCCCCAGCCAAATGTTGGAACTGATCTAGGGTACCTTGGGGAAACAATGCGTGGAGGAAGCCTTGGGATTAGATGCACAAGAAGGTGCCTAATGGTTAACTGAGATGTTTAATTATTAGGAAAACAGATTCCAgtgtgttcttttttaattattcatctTGATGATGACCATCATCATGCTATCATCATCAGTATGGCATTTATTAATGCTATTATTAATTAGTTCCCAAAGATGGGGTTATCACATGCTTCTGGTGAATTTTCACAAGCCCCAGGGGTATTTTGTGTGCTGGAATGAGGCAGCAGGAACAGGGCTGAACAGGGCATATCTTTTCAGCTAAACCACCCGGCTCCGTTAGGTCTTCACCAATAATGCTAAAATTATATCTCAGAGTTGTTGGACCAAGGCTGTAGGAGACGCACTGAAGATACAGGTGCAGAGTCCCCTCCTGACCTAGGgtggctggagcagccaggtgctCCTTTACACCTGATCTGGGAGCATTCCTTATCTTCGAATTACTGCCTGCCGATTACAGCACGTACCAAGCAGATGGGAGCTGGCTTTGGGTTCATACCCTCTTTCACATGCAACTTCAGGAAAAAGTAGATTCAAGACCTTGTTTTGGCCCACGGACAGAGACAGGCTCACGGACATAGGAAAGGCTCGGTTCAAGGTTATCAGAAATGCCATAAAACACTTTGCATAATAAACCCGTAAGTTTTAGTTGCCAAGTCACCTGGAAAATTCACACCAAACTGTTGAATGAGAGGAGGGAGCTTATTCTGCCCATGACCTTGAAAAAAGCGtctggaaaaacacatttaaaccACTGGTCCTGGCTCTACCCCAGGGCGACTTCACTCTAAATCCTGTTCAAAAAATCcagtaaaacagaattattgCCAAATATCCTTTCCTGGAGATCCTATATAAACCACCCCCCAGCCACAGCCAGTTTCAGGCTGTAGCGGGGGCATTTGAAAATCCTCTGCTCCTTTGGGGCTGCAAGCAGAATCACGTgaataaacatatttatgtGCCGCTCTTTCACACGGTAGGTTGGGTTCtatatatagaatcatagaatcatagaatatcctgagttggaagggacccttaaggatcatcaagtccaactcttgacaccgcacaggtctacccaaaagttcagaccatgtgactaagtgcacagtccaatctcttcttaaattcagacaggctcggtgcagtgaccacttccctggggagcccgttccagtgtgcaaccaccctctctgtgaagaaccctctcctgatgtcaagcctaaatttcccctgcctcagcttaaccccgttcccgcgggtcctgtcactagtgttaatggagaaaaggtctcctgcctcttgacaaccccttacgaggaagttgtagactgcgatgaggtctcccctcagcctcctcttctccaggctgaacaggcccagtgacctcagccgttcctcgtacgtcttcccctccaggcctttcaccatcttcgtagccctcctctggacactctccaacagtttcatgtcctttttatactgtggtgcccagaactgcacacagtactcgaggtgaggccgcaccagcgcagagtagagcgggacaatcacctcccttgacctaaGATATTCAGATATTCCatatctgaaatgaaatcagttgtgtgtgtgtatatatatatataaagctcgTGGAGGGGGTGGTGAAAAAGAGGCAACTTCTCTGCCTGAGATGGGTCAGCTACTGTCATGCTCTACAGGGTACTGGAATGAATCACCTCTTGTGGTTCACTCGTAgttttcagcttgctgtcacCACGTTCCTGGTCCAGTGCTAGTAAAGAGATAAAGGACCTGATGCCTTGTGTCAGACCAAGGGTATCTCCATCTCAACCTCCTGaaccaaatgaaaattaatacagGGGGTCAGGGGAAATAATACGAAAAGGGCAATGTGCAAGGTGACTTTCCAAGCCTCCAGCAGTCCTCAGCTCAGATGCTTCCCCAGCCAAAGGTGGGCTTTGTGTTTCAGAGGCAACGGCAGCTTTCCCTCCCGTGAAtcttttcagctgcttctcttctcaGCCTTATTTCAAatgctaattattttaaaaccactCAGTTGAACGTCTAgcaatgaaaatggaaatatcacTGCTATCCCAAAGCCTGCTTGCAGCTGAGAGAAGATAAAGCATCCTGCATTGCAGGAAAATTTGGAGCAGTTTTCTCCAAACAGAAAGATTGCTGACTGCCAACAATCACGTCAACACCTGAGAAAGATGAAATAGGACTATTTCTGGACAAGAAATAGAAATTCCTGTGCCAGCTCCTTTTGCAGTATAGGAAAAATAACCAGAAGAGCTGAAGATGCGAATCGGTAGAAATTTTGTGCAATCATGGGAAGAGCTGCCCCTCAGTATCGGTGTTGCTATGCTTGCTGTTACCATCCTCTTGATTCTTTCTCTGCATCCAAATGTCTGTCTGTGAGCTCATTTTTGGCGGTTGGACTCCCCACACAtgcaaggaggaaggaaggtCCCTGTCCCAGCACCATGCCTCGGGGTAGGTGCTGGTGTCTGCTGAGTGTGGACCTCCCTGTGTGTCCCTGTGATCCGTCTGGGTTCCTCCAGCAGCTGACCTGTGGAGATACTTACATTACCAGCTCggtcaatatttttttttccaagcagcaaCATTAGTTTTGCCAAGAAAACTTCACTGTGTGAGCTGATGAGACATGGGGTGAGTTCAGATCACTCCTCAAAGGGGCTGAAATCTCCCACTGCTGCCCCATCGAGGCACTGAAACCTATCCTAGATTCCACCTGTATTCCCTTGCTAATTTTTCTCTATCCAAGAGGGGAGAAAATGTTCTCTCCTTGATCAGAGAGGTGCCCTCTCTGCCAGCCATGTCCCACGAGGACAAAAATGACTCCAGGTTTGACGAACTTTATCTTATCTTGTCTGCATTTGACCTCCAGGTGAGCAAGAGCCCATCCCTCGAAGTTCTCCCCGCGATGCCACCACTGCTGCTGATTCTGCTGCAGatctcctccagctgcctttGGTTGGGATGTGGTGAGGTGGTGACGTCCTTTGAAAGCTCATGCCCGCAGTTTTTCTTCCGGGAAACCCCCCCGAATGATGCCCTGGAGCCGGAGAACCCAGCCTGGATCTGCCAGCGCTACAAGAACCAGTATTACTTTGCCACCCTGTACGACAGGAGCAGGCGTATTCCCGTGTACTCTGCTTACTTGTACCAGCCTGGGCCCGGCACAAGACCTAAAACATGGCTGGTTGAGCCCCAGGTGAGTGTCCTCTCATACCACACATCAACCTCTACTCACTAAAAGCCAGCCTACAAATAGGCCCACTGGATGGGATACACCTTATCTGTCCCCTCGCCGTGCAATTCCTCTGATGAGTTTGAGAAGTCATCAGGATACTGAGATCAGTCATGTGCTAAAAATGCCAATTTTTTGGCATTGAGCTTGGGGGAGCATAAAGACAAATTACCTGATATCACACTGTGTAATGTACCCCTTTCCTGTCCCAAGCTGGGGTGGGGAACCAAACCACGGCAAAGAGATGGCCAACAGCAACCAAATCTGATGGGCTGCACCACTAGAGAATGTAGGTGAGAATGAGCCATAGAAGAAGGCCATGTATCCTCTTCCAGATGAAGGCCTAAAGTTTTCCTAGATATGAAAAGgtgttagaaaaaataaaaaataaaaaggcatttgcATTTGTTGACCATAGAAACTCAAGCAATTAATTTGGTATGACACCACTGTCCATATTTAGAGGGTataaagttttctcttttcatccTGGAGCACCAGCCCAGGCCATTTCCAAAATCTGTGATTTGTCTAACTTTCTACAAAGACCTTTTTGCAGCGTGGTGCCCTTTGGTATTTGGGTTGCCCAGCTCTCTTTGGGAATTATGAGCTGCCTTAAGAGGCTGATCATTTCCAACTTACTTTGGtggtgctgcagaaggaaaacatctgtGTTCCCTGGCACGGCTCAGCTCTGAGACACATTATTAGCACAGTGGTACCAGATCTCACTTGCACTGAGGTATTTTTGCTTAGTTATTAGAGCAAAAAGCTTCATCCTTGTAATGAGCTGTAGCCCTCCCTGGGAAACCTCACCTCTAGGACTGGTTTCCCAACCCATTTCCCTGGGCATGGGGTTAGAGAAGGCAAACACCGGTGCTTCAGAAGTGTGTTATGCCTGCTGCAAATACATGCTTCTTCCCAAGTGGGAAGCAAAATCAGAGCAGATCAGAGGAGGCTGATTCCTCCTCACTTTCCCCTGGGAGTCCTGTGGGCTCTCCTCATCCTCTTCCCATCCTGTCCATCTGCAAGGTCTCCCCAAGAGACCTAAGCCTTAAATAGGACATCTGTGCCCTTGTTTTCCCCAAGCCTGTAAAACACAAGGGTGTTGACAGattgaactaaaaaaaaaaaaaagccatgaaaaacATAGAGATAGAGAAAAACTGCTGTGGAAATAGGGCTGAACGGAGCAAAGGCCAGGGCTGGTGACAGGGTGATTAGATGCAGGTGAGGAAGGTTGGATGTGATTAATGggggtggcaggagctggggagagcCCTGGAGCAGCTGTGGGGTTAGGAGATGGGAGGAAAGGGAACCAGATGTGTCACAAATGTGTCTTGCCAAAGTCACCTTTCAAACCTGGGAGAATGGAAAACACTCGCTGCCTCATCATCTGCCCacgctcctgctgctggctggattTCAAAGGTCACAAGTCAGATCAAGTGCAGCCAcattttgagatttattttttttaatctcttgtATTTGTTAGGGAGGGGCAGCTTTGAGATTTCTCTTTGATTCATGAGTTTTCACATGCTGAgatgacaaaaaacaaacaaacaaacaaaaaacacgaGTGTTCAGCACTCAGAGACTTGTGCTCCACAGAAACCTGCTCTTTTATTCCCATCCCCAATGCTaacacattttcctctttatctTTCAAGCTGATGGGCTTAAGTTATCCcaaaacaatggaaaaggaATGGACCCTGTTGAATTATTTCAACGTCACTTTAGAGCAGCTTGGCAAGAGCCAGGCTGTCCTGCAGGACTACAAGAACCTGACAGGTCTGAACCGCGGCCACCTCAACCCCAGCGGCCACCACCCCGACTCCATCAGCAGGACGGCTACCTTCAGCCTCACCAACATAATCCCCCAGGATGAGAAACTCAACGGCGGTGCCTGGAACAACTACGAGCAGCAAACCATGATGAGGAGGACTCAGGACTGCAATGCCACCTACGTCGTGGTGGGCGCCGTGCCTGGGAACAACTACATCGCCAAGGGCAGGGTCAACAAACCCAGCCACATCTGGTCGAGCGCCTGCTGCGAGGTGGACAACAACTACAGGAAGGCTTGGGCGGTCATTGCTGAGAACGACAAGAACGAGGTCCATCTCCTCACActgggggagctggaggaggtgtTGACCCAGCTCTATGGGAGGAACCAGGTTTCTCTCTTTGATAACGACTGTCCCCGGGAATGAGCCTCGTTGCACCTCCTGGGTGTAAGAGGGAGCCATTAGCAGCACCGTGTGCACTCTGTGCCATTCATCCTTCCTTCTCTAGCTCTGTTTATCAGAAcatcttctctgaaaaaaaaaaaaaaaaaaaaggaaggaagaggccAGCAGAGCCCCTACCTGGTTTGCTTTCCTACTCTGCTGCCCACCCTTGCAATGTACTTCCATGGAAGGGTCTCTGGAAGCTCTGGAGGGGCAATCTGATTAAAAGCCCATGGGCAAAGAAATTCGAGCTTGTCACTAAGactaagatttttatttttttcccctttttctccaTGCCCATAAACAGACTGTAGTCCTTCTCCTCTTTATTCGGCATGATTGATAGCATGCTGCTGACTTCTCCCTCATCTCCTTGGGAAAGATCTCAGGATAGGGTGGCTCAGGtggcccagagaggttgtagagtctccagCTCTGGGGATATTAAAAACCCagctggacatggtcctggatGACCTACTCTATCTGACCCTACTTGAACAGGGGTTTGGGCTAGAGGAtctccagaggccccttccaacctcagccattcagCGATGCTGTGATCGATTCTGGAACAAGCAAAGAGCCCAGGGATTGCTGATAGTCTGTAATATCCTACAAATAGATTCTGACAGACACAGCCAAGGACAACATCAAAGGATAGAGGTAGAGAGGAAAGTGGAAAGAAgacaggaggaaagaaggaaggcaaCTTATCATAGGAGGAACACCCCAGCTCTCCTGAGGTCTGCACCAAGGTAAAACACGG
The nucleotide sequence above comes from Oxyura jamaicensis isolate SHBP4307 breed ruddy duck chromosome 1, BPBGC_Ojam_1.0, whole genome shotgun sequence. Encoded proteins:
- the LOC118160654 gene encoding endonuclease domain-containing 1 protein-like, producing MPPLLLILLQISSSCLWLGCGEVVTSFESSCPQFFFRETPPNDALEPENPAWICQRYKNQYYFATLYDRSRRIPVYSAYLYQPGPGTRPKTWLVEPQLMGLSYPKTMEKEWTLLNYFNVTLEQLGKSQAVLQDYKNLTGLNRGHLNPSGHHPDSISRTATFSLTNIIPQDEKLNGGAWNNYEQQTMMRRTQDCNATYVVVGAVPGNNYIAKGRVNKPSHIWSSACCEVDNNYRKAWAVIAENDKNEVHLLTLGELEEVLTQLYGRNQVSLFDNDCPRE